Below is a genomic region from ANME-2 cluster archaeon.
GCAACATAGTCAAGCATATCAATTTCACAGCCCTGAATAGCGCCGGTACAATAGCCGCCAAAGTTGAGATATTGAATAATACCTCTACGATGGTGAGCACACCGCCACCAAATGAAATATATAAAAACCTGAACCTATGGGTCGGAAACGCTGGATGGGCTACAAAGAGGAATATTGCCGATGTCACTGTTGTTTTCACTGTAGATAAATCATGGATCACTGAAAACAATATCGATGAATCATCAATAGCCCTCTATCGTTACAGTGATGATACATGGCATGAACTGATAACCAGAAAAATCGCCGAGGATGCCAATAGTTTACAATTTGAAGCTGAAACGCCAGGATTTTCACCATTTGCTGTAACAGGTAAAGGGGGAGAGGGAGAAACAGGAGGAGAAGATATTATTGCAGAGCCTACAGTAACAGTAGATAAAACCCCTGTCCCGACACCAACTGAGAAGAAAGGGATACCTGGATTTAGTCTATTTGCAGGCTTGTCGATCTTGTTGATAGCAGTGCAGTTATTGCGTAAAAAGAACTAAATAGGGCTGTATCAGCCCTTTTTTTTTATTTTATTGGATGTATACCATCTAGATCTATTGTAACCCACTCTTCATCTATAGTAGGATTTGAATTTTGCCAGATTATGACGTTATTTCGATTAATATCAGCGTAATTGATCTGGTCATTAAAATAATATCTTACCACCCAATGCAGTCTTTCGTTTATTAAAGTCACCCCAACGACTTCAGCAGAAATTCCTTTTGCCTCCAGTATTGAAGCAAATGCCACTGAAAAATCCTCACAATCGCCTATAACACCATTTGCTAAATAATAATCGGGGTTTTGCCACATATCACCATCAGGAGGATAATTAAACAAATTATCATCTGTTTGATAATTAAAAACTACTGCACTTCCATTATGTTTCCACAATAAAGCATCATCTGTTAAAACAGTATTTTCTGCATACCATGTTACCACTTCGTTTTCAGGTATAATATACAACGATGCATCTTTTGGATATAAAATATGGTTATTCCAGTTCAACTTTCCCATTAGCCTTAATTCAGTTTCGAATTCAGGCATCTCTATAAGTATGTCCATATTTTCCGGATAATCATCCATACTTAAGGAATTATTAACTATTCCCAGAATTGTTGGGTATCCAATTACTTCACCAGAACCTCCTTTTAAATCAAATAAATGAAATTGAGGAAGATATAGTTGAGTAATGATCACTATCATGATAATTTCAATTAAATTGATGTGATTTATCAAAACCCGTTTTTCAAAGCATACTGTTTTTAAATAATCCAATTCCATTTTGCACCAATCATCATTATTATCATTATGATGATGATTAGTATATTGACGCCAATGTATATAATTATATCTTCTCTATTATGCTAATAATGATGAGGTAAATTGTTTTGAAGACAGTTGTGCGAAATTAGTAAAATTGCAACTATACAAGCAAAATAAGTTTATAAGTTCATCATTGGCCCATAACCAACAGCTACAGCTAACTTTTCAGCATATATAGTGTAAAAAATGTTTGATATCAGATGAACACTAAGAATAAAAGAAGAGCCAGATATAAGTATTCTATTTTGCTCTGAAAATAGCATTTTCATGCTCATGGGTGTCCCGACGGGTCATGAATGCTTATTCACTGTTTCATATTCCCCACACCAGCGCTACCAGGTAAAACATCCCACACAGGACATCAGAAGGTTATACCACCTCATGCATAGCAAAACTTGAGACACACCAATTATTATGGTGCCAGGAGCTCATCCTCATTGGATTCAAAAATGCTGCCTAAAATTCATAACCCGGTAAAATTATATTTTCCAAATCGGGTTATCGATCCAATTCACTTAGTGCCACAGCCGGACATCCAACCTTGTTTAAATGTTCGGCCATCTTTGATGGCCTATCCCCTCCAGGGTGATATACCAGTGTAGCCTCTGGCTTGAGTCCTGTTACCATATCCACAAGCCCGGTCACATCCATATGGTCGCTAATATGTATAGCAGGGTAGTAGTAGTCCCGTCTGCCTGTAAGTACATATTTTTTCATGCTTCCAGGCAGTTTTCCCAGGTCCCATGGCGGTACGATAACCATCCCCTCATGCCTGCCATTGTACTCCAGTATCTCATTAAGGGGTCCGCAGTCACGCATAAGGCCTTTGGTCAGGTTATACCCCTTGCTGTCCATGGATATTGCATCCTGCCAGCCCGCATTGCGTACCAGGCTTACCGCCCGCTGTGCCTTGCCGAAGGCGTAGGCCCCAATAGCTACATTATCACCTATCACCTGCTCAAGCCCACTCACATCGTCTTCGAAATAACAGGCAGGATCAGCCGGGTCTCCGTAATTAGCCTCTGTTACAAGAAAATCACAATCAGGCAGGTGCGACGAATCCTTTACATCCCCTGTGACCAGTATCCTGGTGCCCTGTTCGTTCTCCCATGAAAAGGCAGTTGACCCGATGGTATGGTGGGTGTGGTGAGTGGATACTTCAATTCCGTTAATATCAATGGTATCGCCCAGCCCGAACGTCCTGCCTTTGTATTCCTTGCCAAAGCGGATCTCAAGCGCCAGGGCGGTCTCTTTTGAGCAAACTGCATTTGGGGATAGCATGGCAGATTTGCCATTGTGGTCGGAATGGGCATGGGTAATAAGATATGCATCAGGCTGTACAGGGTCTTTCTTGAATGTCCGGCTGGTGTCAATGGCAAAAACATGCTCATCAAATGACAGGAATACATGGGGCCTGTAGTTACCACGGGTATTGGTTAGCCTTACGGGGGATACACCCATACTTTCTATTATTGATCGAACCATTCTTTTATCCTGCTTTGATAGATCCTAAAACTTATTTCAATGCCTCATTCAGGTCCTTTTACAGCACATCAGGCCTGGTAACGCCCACATATTTCTTGAAGATCGCCCCATTTTTCCCTATCGCAAGAGTAGGAACGGCATGAATACCATATTTGCTTGATACATCCATATTTGAATCCACATCGACTTTCCTGAACTTTACTGAGTTTGCGAACTTTCCCTTTAATTTATCTATGATCGGATCCTGCATCTTACAGGGTCCGCACCAATCAGCATAAAAATCAATCAAGACCACTTTACTCATTGTTTTCCACCTTTTTTTGAGTTTAGGAAAATATAACAGGCACGTCAGGCATTTTTATTTCAAGCGTTAGTAGATCCCATTGTTGGCGTTTTTGCCTTTGTGTCCATTCTACTACCAGTCATAGTATCCAACATTTAAATAGATTATCAACTTTTCACGGCAGGGGAGCGGTCTAATATTTCAAAATCCGTAGAAAATGGAATGGAAATTAAAATCTGGTTCTTGAAGATCAAAAAAACTCAATTCACAGTGTTTTTTGTGATTTATCCGTACATACAAGGAAAACAGAAATTGGTATAAACAATAGGTCTTTATGAATTTCAAACTGGTTTTTTGTTAGCACAATTGTCATCTTGACTTCAGGTGTCCATGTAATTTCCTGCGTATTAACCTCTTCTTTATATTTCACCTCGATTCCAAGATACCCATCACCCTTGTAAATGAAA
It encodes:
- a CDS encoding MBL fold metallo-hydrolase, which gives rise to MVRSIIESMGVSPVRLTNTRGNYRPHVFLSFDEHVFAIDTSRTFKKDPVQPDAYLITHAHSDHNGKSAMLSPNAVCSKETALALEIRFGKEYKGRTFGLGDTIDINGIEVSTHHTHHTIGSTAFSWENEQGTRILVTGDVKDSSHLPDCDFLVTEANYGDPADPACYFEDDVSGLEQVIGDNVAIGAYAFGKAQRAVSLVRNAGWQDAISMDSKGYNLTKGLMRDCGPLNEILEYNGRHEGMVIVPPWDLGKLPGSMKKYVLTGRRDYYYPAIHISDHMDVTGLVDMVTGLKPEATLVYHPGGDRPSKMAEHLNKVGCPAVALSELDR
- a CDS encoding thioredoxin, producing MSKVVLIDFYADWCGPCKMQDPIIDKLKGKFANSVKFRKVDVDSNMDVSSKYGIHAVPTLAIGKNGAIFKKYVGVTRPDVL